ATCGCATCGTCGTCGCCGGCGTCGATCGCCTCGAGCAGCTCGTGCGTCTCCTCGAGCAGGTGACGCGCGAGCGTCTGATGTGTCTGCTCGGCGTCCCACGGGCACCCGCCCGGACCGCGGAGCCGCGCCATCACGCGCACGAGGTCGAGCAGCCGCCGGCCCTGCTGCGAACTCGGAACCGGACCCTCGGGAACGTGGGCGAGCAGGTCGCCGGAGCGCGAGGGCGTCTCGGTCACGGCGCGGGCGTGCCCTCGTCGCCGTCGCTGGCGGCACCGTCTGCGGGGGCGCTCGATGCGCTCGGGTCGGTGCTGTTCACGGCGACCACGGTGAGGGTCGCGACGTCGAAGCTCCCGTATTTCGGGTTCACGTCGACGCCCTGAGTCTCGGCCTGATCGCGCATCCACGCGTTGAACAGCGTGCCCTGCTCGCCTTCGAGCAGCTGGGTCTTGGCCTCGTCGAACGGCGTGACCTGCTTGTCGACCAGGTAGATGACGTGCCAGCCGAACTCGCTCTGCACGGGCTCGGAGATCGAGCCGGGCTCGAGCGCGACCGCGGCTTCCCCGAACTCCGGCACGTACGTCGAGGCCACCGCCTGACCGAGGCTTCCCCCGTTGGCACCCGACTGCGTGTCGATCGAGACATCCTTCGCGAGGTCCGCGAAGGTCTTCTGCGTCGCCCCCGGCGCCGTGACCTGCTGGTACACGTCCTCGGCCTCGGCCTCGGTGGGGACGAGGATGTGCAGCGCCTCGATCGTCGTGAAGCGAAGGACCTCGTCCTCGTAGATCTGCTGGAGCTGCTCGTCGCCGAGCTCCTCCTCGGCCACGACGCCCTGCACCGCCTGGAAGAGCAGCACCTCGTTGGCCAGACCCTCGAGGTGGGTGCGCGTGAGGTCGAGCTTCTCGAGCTCGGCGTCGACCGTCTCGGCCGTGAGCTGCTCGTCGAGGTTCGCGATGATGTCGTCGACCTCCGACGCCTCGACCGTGACGTCGTTCGCCTGCGCGTAGTCCGCGATCAGCCGACCCTGGATCATGTTGCCGAGCGTGAAACGGTTGCACACCACTTCCTGCGTCTCGCCCTCGGGGGGCGGCCCGCCGCACTCCTGTTGGTTCAGGGCGGCGAGGAACGTGAACAGCTTCGCTTCCTGCGCGAGCTGCTCGTCGGTGATGTCGGTCTCGCCGACGGTCGCGGCCGCGGCCGGACCGGAGCTGCAGGCCGCCAGCAGGGCGACGGCGATCACGGGCATGGCGATGAGGCGGAGCGTTCGGGAGTCCACGAGCGACCAGTCTACGGGCTCGGGCGCACGAGGCCTGCGCCGACACACGAACGCCATGCCCCTCAGGCGCCGGACGTCGGCGCGGGCTCCGGAAGCACCCGGTCCCCCGTGGCCGCCTCCAGCAGCCAACGTTCCACGAACGCGACGAGGTCCTTGCCGAAGACCCGGTCGGGCACGAGGTTCAGCGTCTGGGACTCGGGGGCGAAGCTCGCGCCGTACACGCGCTCCTCGAGGTCGGTCAGCAGCCCCTCGGGGATCGCCACCGGCTTCAGCCGCACCTGATCACGGAACGTCGAGATCTCCTCGATCCCGAGCGCCCGGGCGGTCACGCGCAGCGACGCGATCGCGAACAGGGTGTCGACCTCGTCGGGCAGCGCGCCGTAGCGGTCGAGCGTCTCGGCCCGGATCTGGTCGAGCGTCGCGTGGTCGGGGGCGAGCGAGATGCGCCGGTACAGCTCGAGACGCAGCGCTTCCTGCGCGACCCACCCCGGCGGCACGAACGCTTTCACGGGCAGGTCGATGCGCAGTTCCTGCTCCACGGGGACCGGCTCGCCCTTCATCTCGGCCATCGACTCCTGCAGGATGCGCGCGTAGGCGTCGAACCCGACCGCGGCGATGTGGCCCGACTGCTCGGCGCCGAGCATGTTCCCCGCCCCGCGGATCTCGAGGTCCTTCATCGCGATCTTGAACCCCGAGCCGAGCGCCTGGTGCGCGCTGATCGTGGCGAGCCGTTCCCGGGCCTCCTCGGTCATCTCACGCTGGGGCGGGAAGAAGAAGTAGGCGAACGCACGCTCGGTCGACCTGCCCACGCGGCCTCGCAGTTGGTACATCTGCGCGAGCCCGAGCAGGTCGGCGCGGTCGACCACGAGCGTGTTGGCGTTCGGCACGTCGAGGCCGCTCTCGATGATCACGGTCGAGACGAGCACGTCGGCCTCGCGGTTCCAGAACGTCATCATCTGCTGCTCGAGCAGCGCTTCGTCCATCTGGCCGTGCGCGACGACGATGCGCGCCTCGGGGAGCTCTTGCTGGAGCCACGCGACCTGCCGGTCGATCGTGGCCACCCGGTTGTGCACCCAGAAGACCTGACCCTCGCGCAGCAGCTCACGCCGAACGGCGCCGAGCGCCAGCCCCTCGTCGTAGCTGCCGACGTACGTGAGCACAGGCTGGCGGTCCTCGGGCGGGGTGTCGACCGTGCTCATTTCCCGGATGCCGGTGAGCGCCATCTCGAGCGTGCGCGGGATCGGGGTCGCGGTCATCGTGAGCACGTCGACGCTCGCACGGAACTGCTTCAGGCGTTCCTTGTGGGCGACCCCGAACCGCTGCTCCTCGTCGACCACGAGCAGCCCGAGGTCGCGGAACGCCATGTCCTTGCCGAGCAGCCGGTGGGTGCCGATCACGACGTCGACCTTGCCGGCCTTCACGTCCTCGACGACCTGCTTCTGCTGGGCGTGGCTCACGAAGCGGCTGAGCATCTTCACCGTGACGGGGAACGGCGCGAACCGCTCACTGAACGTGATGAAGTGCTGCTCGGCGAGGAGCGTCGTGGGCACGAGCACGGCGACCTGCTTGCCTTCCATCACGACCTTGAAGGTGGCCCGCACCGCGATCTCGGTCTTGCCGAACCCGACGTCACCGCAGATCAGCCGGTCCATCGGTTTGGGCAACATCATGTCGGCCTTGACCTCGTCGATCGCCGAGATCTGGTCGATGGTCTCCTCGTGCGGGAAGGCGTCCTCGAGCTCCTGCTGCCACGGCGTGTCGGCTCCGAACGCGTGGCCTGGCACCGACAGGCGCACCGTGTACAGGCGCACGAGCTCGCCGGCCATGTCGCGCACGGCGCGCTTGACCTTGGCGGTCGCGCGCGCCCAGTCGCTGCCGCCCATGCGATGCAGGCGGGGGGCGTCCCCGCCGACGTACTTCGCGACCATGCCGACCGCGTCGCTCGGCACGAAGAGCTTGTCGCCCCCCGCGTACTCGAGCACGAGGTAATCGCGCTCCGCGCCGGCGAGCTCGCGGTGCGTGATGCCCGTGTACCGCCCGACCCCGTGGATGCGGTGCACGGCGAAGTCGCCGGGCTCGAGCTCGTCGGCGATCGCATCGGTTCGCCGGCGCGTGAACCGCGGCGCGGTGCGCGTGTGCCGGCGCGAGCCGAACAGGTCTTCCTCGGTGACCACGGCCAGGCGCCCCGCCCGCAACAGGAACCCGTCCGCGAGCGGCGACTCCACCGGCTCGACGGGCACCCCTTCGCCGATCACCTCGCGGGCGCGCTCGAGCGAGCCGTGACCGCGACCGGACAGCACGATGCGGAACCCGGCGTCGCCGAGCTCGCGCGCGCGCGAGGCGAGCTCGGCGGCGTTGCCCTGCGCCGTGCCCCAGCCGACGATGCCGAGGTCGAGCCCCTCGGCGAACTCGGTGAGGTGCAGGCGCACACGATCGCCGATCGCGTCGTCGAGCGTGTGCAGCACCCTGGCGGCGGGCCAGGCCGTCGCCTCGGCGAGCGCCTCGCCCTCGAGGTGGGCGGCCCTCGCCCGGTCGATGGTGCGATGCGCGTGGGTGAGCACCACCCATCCGCCCTCGGGCACGAGCTCGGCCGGCGTCGGCATGCGTTCGAACAGGAACGGCGCGAGCGACTCCGCGCCCTCGACGAACAACCCGTCGGCCATCCGCGTGAGCTGATCGGCGAATCGCTCGGGCGCCTCGGCCGCCGCGCCTCGCGCGCGATCGCGCAGCGCGTCGTCGGGCACCAGCTCCCGCGTCGCCGGCACCTCCGCGAGCGCCACGCGTTCGGTGGAGAGCTGGGTCGACGGCACGAACTCCCGGATCGATTCGACCTCGTCGCCCCAGTAGTCCACGCGTACCGGGCGGCGCGCGGTGCCGGGAAACACGTCGACCACGCCGCCCCGCACGGCGAACTCGCCCCGGTGCTCGACGACGTCGGACCGCGCGTAGCCGAGGTCGACGAGGCGCTCCGCGAGCGCGTCGGGGGGCAGGTCGAGCCCGGCCACGAGCTGCAGCGGGGGTGTGACTCCGAGCGTGGGGATCAACCCCTGCATCGCCGCGAGCACCGGCGCGACGAGCACGAACGCGCCCTTGGCCTCGCGAACGCGGGCGACGGCGCTGGCGCGCCGGGCCGCGATCTCGGGGGCGGGCGAGATGCCCTCGTAGGGCAGGGCCTCCCATGCCGGCAGGAGCGCGACCCGTTCGGGGCCGAGGAACGCCTCGAGGTCGGCGGCGAGCCCCTCGGCCTCACGGGGGCCGGGAGCCACGGCGAGCAGGGGGGCCTCCAGCGCGGTCGCCACGCCCGCGACCACGAAGTCCTCGCCGGCCTCGGCCCTGGCCACGATCGGACGCGCACGCTCGAGCAGGAGCCGTTCGAACGGCTCCGAACCGACCAATACCTCGAGCGCGTCGCGCAGACCCAATCCAGGCCCTCCCCGGCACGAGGCCGGACACCATGAACGGGCCTCGCCGCGTCTCGGCGGGGCCTTCGGGAGTGCAGTGTAATGGCCCGCGAGCCGGAACCCGGCGACCGTGTGTCAGCCCGGAGGCGCCTGTCGGTTGAAGCGATCCTGGGTCGGGGCGAGACCCTCGGTGATCAGGTTGCGCACCGCGTCGGCCGCGTGGTCGACCCAGATCGCGATGTCGGCCTCGAGCTTCTTGCCGATCGGCGCGAGCACGAAGTCCGCCGGGTCCTGACGCCCGGGCGGGCGGCCGATGCCGATGCGCACATGCAGGAAGTCCCGGGACCCGAGCGCCTGCTGCAGCGACTTCACGCCGTTGTGGGAGCTACCGCCGCCGAGCTTCACGCGCAGCTCGCCCGCGGGGATGTCGAGCTCGTCGTAGACGGCGATCAGCCGGACGGGCTCGACGTGCTGCTTGTGCGCGAGGCTCGCGTACGACGGCCCCGACTCGTTCATGAACCGGGTCGAGGACGCGAGCAGCACGCGAACGCCGCCCTCGCGGACCTCGGCGACCTCGACCGGCAGGAACCGCACCTTCTTGAACCGCTCGCCGTGTGCGCGCGCGAACTCGTCGACGACCATGCGGCCGACGTTGTGCCGGGTGTTCGCGTATCGATCGCCGGGGTTGCCGAGACCGGCGACGAGCCAGGTCATGGAAGCGGCAGGGGCTCAGCCCTCGCCACCCTCCTCCTCGGCAGGAGCCTCGTCGCCCTCCGCCGGGGCCTCCCCTTCGGCTGCGGGCACCTCGGCGCCCTCCTCGGCCTCGGCCACGGGCACCTCGACGCCCTCCTCGCCGGGCACCGACAGGTCGGCCTCGACACGGAGCGCGGCCGGGGTCACGACCGAGAGCACGGCATCCTCGGGGCTCGTGAGGATCGTGACGCCCGCGGGCGCCACGAGGTCGCTCACGTGCACCATGTCGCCGAGCTCCACGTCGGTGATGTCGACCACGATCTCGTCGGGCACGTCCTGCGGCAGACACTCGATCTGCACCTCGCGCAGGTGGTGCTCGACCACCCCGCCCTCCTTCACGCCGGCGGCGTCGCCCGTCTCGTGGACGGGCACGTTCACGGTGATCGTCTCGGTGCGGCTCACCGCGAGGAAGTCCACATGCACGAACTTCGAGTGGATGTGATCGCGCTGGATCTCACGCGGGATCGCCAGGTGCTCCTCGCCGTCGACGATGAGGTCGACCAGCACGTTCGATCCGGCGCTGCCGTGCAGCAGATGGCTCAGCTCGCGGGAGTCCACGGTGAGCGGCGTCGTCTCGAGGTCCTGTCCGTAGAGCACGGCCGGGATCTTGCCGGCGGCGCGGAGCTTGCGGGCGACGCCCTTGCCGGCGTCGGAGCGACGTTCTGCGGTGAGTTTCGTATCCATGGCGAAGAGGGGCCCTTCGTTATCTGTGGGAGGCGGAACGGTCGTTTCGGGAACGTCGGGATGGTACAGGAAAGCGCAGCCGGGCGGCATCGCTCCCACCTTGCGGTGGATCCGAGCGATACCTTCCGGCCCGACCGTGCGTCTTCACTGACGAGATGGCGGAAGGAACGGGATTGGGCGTCGAGGAGCGGCCCGCGGAGGCATCGGAGCCCGATGTCTCCGACGGCGGGCTCGACGAGCTGTACGCGCGCCACATCGGCGCCGGCGTGCGGCTCGCGTTCCTGTTGACCGGCGATCGCCCGCACGCCGAGGACCTGGCACAGGAGGCGTTCATCCGGTGCGTCGGTCGCTTCCGGCACCTGCGGCGTCCCGACGCGTTCGAGGCGTACTTCCGCCGGGCGATCGTGAACCTGCACACGTCGGGGCTGCGTCGCCGGCGCTTGGAGCGCGAGTGGCTCTCGAGGGAAGGGGCCGAGTCGGCGCGGCGCGTGTCCTCGCAACCCGACGTGGGAGCCCGCGAGGACCTGTGGAAGGCGCTCGCGACGCTGCCCACTCGACAGCGCGCGGCCCTGGTGCTCCGGTACTACGAGGACCTATCCGAGCGCGAGACCGCCGAGATGCTCGGGTGCTCGGTGGCGGCCGTGAAGTCGTTGGTGGCCCGCGGCAGCGGCGCCCTGCGCGAGCTGATCAGAGGTGAGGACGCATGAACGACGTCGAACACGACCTGCGCGAGCTCTTCGAACGGAAGGCGTCGTCGGTGGGCGGCGTGGCGCCCCGGCTCCCGGAGCCGGTGCGGAAGCGTGGCCGTCGCCGTCAGCTCGGCACCGCGTTCATCGGTGCCTTCGGCGCGGTGGCGATCGTTGCGGTCGCGATCGGCGCCGTGGGTGTGATCGGCCGTGGTCCCGACCGCCTGACACCGGGCGGCACGATCTCCGAGGACTACGAGGTGTTCCTGCGGACGGCGACGGTTGGTTCGTTCACGATCAAGAGTGGGAGCGACTGGTTCCTCGTTCGGCCCGCGACCGACGGGTGGTGCGGTCCCGATAAAGGCTGCGAGGTCCTCCAGCTCACGAACTTCGACCCTGGACTGGATCGATCGGTGTGCGGAGAAGCGCTCCCCGCCGACGGGGTCGCCTTGATCGTGCGCTGGGCACCGGACCTGCCGGCCGACCAGCTTCCCGCGTGGCCGACCACCCAGGAAGGACCGAACACCGACGGTCGCTGCGGCGATGGCCGGTACTTCCTGTTCCAGGACGAAGGGAATTTCGCACCCTACGAGGCCTGGATCGCCCGGGGTCAGGACGCGAGCGACCAGGCGGTCGCACGACTCCTCCGATCGTTCCAGGGGATGGTGATCGAGTCGTCCGGCCTGATGACGACCGGTGACGCCGCATACGTGATCGCCGGCGGGGAGAACGCCGCCGGTCCGTGGAGACTGGAGCTGACACGGTCGACGAGCGACGGGCCGTCGGCGAACGTCGAACTCCTCGTCGTGTCGCCGGAAGGGGGCGCCGGGGCCGGGGACTTCGCGGTGCCGACGGGCGCGCCGATCGAGCAAGCCGGTGGCGATCCTGTCTTCGGGGCGGTGACGAAGGAAGCCGCAGGCGTCGAGATCAGAGGCAACGTCATGCTACCCGGTCCCGCCGCGACGATCGTTCCGCTCCCTCCGAGCCTTCCGTTCGACTTCGATCTGTTCTTCGCGTCGCACGAGGGCGACCAGCCGCCGTTCGCGGTGCCCGTCGGCGGCGACGGCAACCCCTTGGGCAACACGGCCGGGATCTCTGAGGGCAACGACATGACCTTGTTCGACATCCTCGGGACCGGAGGCGCGATCATGACCGACCGTTCGACGGGCATCACCTGCTACGTGGTCTCCTCCGAGCACGGCGTCGTCGATGGATGTGCCGACGAGATCACGCTGCAGACGATCCCGCTTCCCGACGACCGGGGGCAGATCCTCGTGTTCTCACACCTCGATGCGATCGAGTTGAGCGGGATCGAGCTGGACGTCGATGGGGCTGACACGATCGCCGGTTCGAAGTGCCGCGGACCGGTCTGCGTCATCGGGATCCCACCAGGGTCCGGGACCGGCACGCTGTGGCTGCTTCAGAAGGGTCAGCGCGCCGACTCGGACACCATCGCGTGGACGCCGGACGGGATCGAGCGGATCTGACCGCGATGTGATTGGACCCTCGTGCGTCTTCCTGTCAGGAGGCGCCGACTAGGGTGAACGCCATCGTGGACCAAGACTCGGCAGAAGCCCGCGAGGTCGAAGAGCCGACGGAGGGCGACCTGGAGGACCTCTACGTCCGCCAGGCGCCGGAAGCGCTCCGCCTCGCCTATCTCTTGACCGGCGACGCCGCGACAGCCGAGGATCTCACGCAAGAAGCGTTCATCAAGGTCGCCGGGCGCTTCCGGCACCTGCGGCGACCTGATGCGTTCTCTTCGTACCTGCGACGAACCGTCGTGAATCTCGCGATGAGCCATCATCGTCGGCGGCGCGTCGAGCGCGACCATCTCTCGAGGGAAGCCGCTCGCTCGCAGAAGACGACCTTCGATCCACCGGACGTCGAGGGCAGGGATGAGCTTCGCGCGGCGTTGCGCTCTCTCCCGGTCCGGCAACGAGCCGCGATCGTGCTGCGGTACTACGAGGACCTCTCCGAGCAACAGGTCGCGGAGACGCTCGGCTGCTCGGTCACCGCCGCTCGCTCACTCGTCTTCCGAGCGATGGAGACGCTGCGGTCCCGGATCTCACGAGGTGACGAGACATGAATGATCTCGAACGACGGCTGAGGGACGTGCTGGAAACCGACGCCTCCAGAGCACCGCGTGCGCAACGCGCTCCGGGTGAGTTGAAGCGGAGGGTCCGCCGCCGTCAGTTCGGCACGGTCGTGCTGAGCATGGTGGCCGTGTTCGGTCTCGTCGCCGGAACGGCCGCGATCCTGCGATCTGTCGAGTTCGGCCAGAACGATCGGACAGCGGTGGACGATCCCTGGGCCGGCTACGAGGTCTTCGATCGCACCGCGAAGGTCGGGGACTTCACGATCACGAGCCCCAGCGACTGGTACTTGGTGAACCAATGGCCATGGGCGCGGGCCGTCGCCGCCGATCTCGGGGAACAACGCGAGCGGGACGTGGAGGCGTGCGGTGAGAAGCCCACCCAGGACGAGCGCCAGGCGTGCCGCTCATCGCTGATGGGCGTGCCCGGGGACGGTTGGATGGCGCCGATCCTGATGCTCAGCGACACCGACCGAGGCCTCGAGAGCTCCCCCTGCTTCGACCGGTCCTTCTCGATCGGGCCCGAGGACGCCGTGATGACGATCGCGCTCGACAGGGCCTTCTTGGCCGCGAACTTCGGCGCAGGCGACCGCGCGCAGTGGCCGGTGCCGTTCGACGCGCCGCCAGCCGAGGTACGTCCGTCGTGCGGGCCGGGGACGTACGTGTACTTCGCCTCCGGCGACATCCCCTACGTCGCGCACTTCGCGTTCGGCGACGCGGTTCCCGAGGACGAGCGTCAGACCCTGATCGACGCGTTCGAGGGCATGCAGGCCGACGACTCACAGGTGGCTCTCTTGGTCGAACCGACAACGAGCGACACGGCGGCGTACGTGATTGCGGGCGGGGAGAACGCCGCGGGCCCTTGGACCCTTGAGGTCAGCCCTCGAGGTGAGAACGACCTCGACCTCCGTCTCGTCGGTCCCGACGGTGACGGGGTCGGACTGTCGGATGTCATCGTGCCGGATCGAGAGGCGATCCAACAGGCGGGCGGCGATCCCACGTTCGGCGTGGTGACCGAGGAAGCGAGCGCTGTTGAGCTGCGGCTCGAGGAAGGGACATCTCCGATCCCCGCCTCGCTCGTTCCCCTGCCACCGTCGATGTCGCTCCCGCTCGACCTCTTCTTCGTCCCGAACGGGTCCGACGTGCAAGGGACCGCCGTGGCCCTCGGACTCCCGTCGACCGATCCGACGACTGCACCGCCGGGGGCCGACGCTTCCCTCAGCGGCGACGTCGACGGCGTGGGATGGAGTATCGCGTACGACTTCGATAGGGGACGCCACTGTGCGGCGATCCAGATCGACCGAGATGCCGGCACGGGGACGGGTGTGGCGATAGGCGGCGACCGATCCTGCATCGAGCCGACAGTCGCGGCCGATGGCGGATACCTCGAAGCACTCACCCTGCCGGATGAAGTCGGGACGTTGATCTGGGGATTCCTCCCGAGCGATCCGATCGCGACGACGACCCGCTGGATCGCGCCGGGGTCAGGGGGAACGGGCTCTTTCGACGTCGAGACCGTCGGACCTGAGGGGTCCCAGGCCGACCTCGCGGCGATGGCTCTGCCGATCACCGACGGCGCCGTCACGGTGAGGACGCAGGTCGAATCCAACACCTCGTTCGGGCAGACCCTCTACCTTTCGGGGGACTTCTTCGATGGCAACGATGGCTACGAACGCCGACGGGGTGATCTCACCGGGTACCTGACGTTCGCGGAGCGTGCCGTGCGGGGCGACGAAGCGTGCGCTCGCGTCTTCAACGAGGCCGGAGTGATCGAGCGCTGTGCCGACGACGCCGTACACATCGAGACGCTCCGCTTCCCCGGTCAAGGGGGGCAGCTCCTCGCGTACTTCGCCCCACGAGGGGAGTTCATCGACGGCCTGGAACTCGAAACGCCGGGCGGCGTCGTACGGTCCCGGCTCTGTGCCACATCGGTATGCGCGATCGGGATCCCGGCCGGCTCGGGACGAGCCGCGCTCTGGACCCTGCAGAGAGGGCAGCGAGCGGATGTCTCGTACGTGATCTGGTCGTACGACGGGGTCGACATCAGTCAGAACCCGATCGCCGGGATCGGGTGAGCGGGAGGCTCTAGTCCAACCCAGACTAGACCTGGTTCGCGCCGCCGAAGATCTCGCTGACGCTCGAGTCCTCGAACACCGCCCGCAGGCCGCTCGCGATCAGCGGAGCGATCGAGAGCACTCTGAGCTTGTCGAACTGGCGCTCCTCGGGGATCGGCAGGGTGTTCGTGACGACGACCTGTTCGATCGGCGCTTCCTCGAGCAGCTGACGCGCCTTGCCGCTGAAGATGCCGTGGGTCGCGCCCACGTAGATCGGGCCGGCGCCCCTCTCCGCGAGCACGTGCACGCCCGCCGAGATCGTCGAGGCCGTGTCGATCATGTCGTCGACGATCACGCACGGCCGCCCCTCGACCTCGCCGACGACCGCCATCTCCTCGATCTTGTGCGCCTCGTGGCGGCTGCGCCGCTTGTAGAGGAACGCCAGGTCGGCGTGGAGGTACTCGCGCAGCTTCTCCGAGGTCTTGATCCGCCCGGCGTCGGGCGCCACGACGACCAGGTCGTCGCCGTGCAGGCCCAGCTCGCCCGAGAAGTGGTTCGACAGGATCGGCAGGGCGGTGAGGTGGTCGAACGGTGAGTCGAAGTAGCCCTGGATCTGGCCCGAGTGCAGGTCGACGCTGACCACGCGGTTGGCGCCGGCGGTCGAGAGAAGGTCGGCGACGAGCTTCGCGCTGATCGGCTCGCGCGAGAGCGCTTTGTGGTCCTGGCGCGAGTATCCGTAGTACGGCACGACGGCCGTGATGCGCTTGGCCGATGCGCGCTTCATCGCGTCGATCATGATGAGCTGTTCCATCAGGGCCTCGTTGACGGGCTCGTAGTGGGTCTGCACCACGAACACGTCGGCGCCGCGCACGCTCTCCTTGGCCCGGAAGTAGATCTCGCCCGAGGCGAAGCGACGCAGGTCGGACTCGCTCACCGGGATGCTCAGGCAGTCGGCGATCTCGTGGGCGAGCGCCGGGTGGATCGTGCCGGTGAACAGCATCATCCGCTTCTT
The Actinomycetota bacterium DNA segment above includes these coding regions:
- a CDS encoding peptidylprolyl isomerase, producing MDSRTLRLIAMPVIAVALLAACSSGPAAAATVGETDITDEQLAQEAKLFTFLAALNQQECGGPPPEGETQEVVCNRFTLGNMIQGRLIADYAQANDVTVEASEVDDIIANLDEQLTAETVDAELEKLDLTRTHLEGLANEVLLFQAVQGVVAEEELGDEQLQQIYEDEVLRFTTIEALHILVPTEAEAEDVYQQVTAPGATQKTFADLAKDVSIDTQSGANGGSLGQAVASTYVPEFGEAAVALEPGSISEPVQSEFGWHVIYLVDKQVTPFDEAKTQLLEGEQGTLFNAWMRDQAETQGVDVNPKYGSFDVATLTVVAVNSTDPSASSAPADGAASDGDEGTPAP
- the mfd gene encoding transcription-repair coupling factor — its product is MGLRDALEVLVGSEPFERLLLERARPIVARAEAGEDFVVAGVATALEAPLLAVAPGPREAEGLAADLEAFLGPERVALLPAWEALPYEGISPAPEIAARRASAVARVREAKGAFVLVAPVLAAMQGLIPTLGVTPPLQLVAGLDLPPDALAERLVDLGYARSDVVEHRGEFAVRGGVVDVFPGTARRPVRVDYWGDEVESIREFVPSTQLSTERVALAEVPATRELVPDDALRDRARGAAAEAPERFADQLTRMADGLFVEGAESLAPFLFERMPTPAELVPEGGWVVLTHAHRTIDRARAAHLEGEALAEATAWPAARVLHTLDDAIGDRVRLHLTEFAEGLDLGIVGWGTAQGNAAELASRARELGDAGFRIVLSGRGHGSLERAREVIGEGVPVEPVESPLADGFLLRAGRLAVVTEEDLFGSRRHTRTAPRFTRRRTDAIADELEPGDFAVHRIHGVGRYTGITHRELAGAERDYLVLEYAGGDKLFVPSDAVGMVAKYVGGDAPRLHRMGGSDWARATAKVKRAVRDMAGELVRLYTVRLSVPGHAFGADTPWQQELEDAFPHEETIDQISAIDEVKADMMLPKPMDRLICGDVGFGKTEIAVRATFKVVMEGKQVAVLVPTTLLAEQHFITFSERFAPFPVTVKMLSRFVSHAQQKQVVEDVKAGKVDVVIGTHRLLGKDMAFRDLGLLVVDEEQRFGVAHKERLKQFRASVDVLTMTATPIPRTLEMALTGIREMSTVDTPPEDRQPVLTYVGSYDEGLALGAVRRELLREGQVFWVHNRVATIDRQVAWLQQELPEARIVVAHGQMDEALLEQQMMTFWNREADVLVSTVIIESGLDVPNANTLVVDRADLLGLAQMYQLRGRVGRSTERAFAYFFFPPQREMTEEARERLATISAHQALGSGFKIAMKDLEIRGAGNMLGAEQSGHIAAVGFDAYARILQESMAEMKGEPVPVEQELRIDLPVKAFVPPGWVAQEALRLELYRRISLAPDHATLDQIRAETLDRYGALPDEVDTLFAIASLRVTARALGIEEISTFRDQVRLKPVAIPEGLLTDLEERVYGASFAPESQTLNLVPDRVFGKDLVAFVERWLLEAATGDRVLPEPAPTSGA
- the pth gene encoding aminoacyl-tRNA hydrolase, with the translated sequence MTWLVAGLGNPGDRYANTRHNVGRMVVDEFARAHGERFKKVRFLPVEVAEVREGGVRVLLASSTRFMNESGPSYASLAHKQHVEPVRLIAVYDELDIPAGELRVKLGGGSSHNGVKSLQQALGSRDFLHVRIGIGRPPGRQDPADFVLAPIGKKLEADIAIWVDHAADAVRNLITEGLAPTQDRFNRQAPPG
- a CDS encoding SigE family RNA polymerase sigma factor; its protein translation is MAEGTGLGVEERPAEASEPDVSDGGLDELYARHIGAGVRLAFLLTGDRPHAEDLAQEAFIRCVGRFRHLRRPDAFEAYFRRAIVNLHTSGLRRRRLEREWLSREGAESARRVSSQPDVGAREDLWKALATLPTRQRAALVLRYYEDLSERETAEMLGCSVAAVKSLVARGSGALRELIRGEDA
- a CDS encoding SigE family RNA polymerase sigma factor, coding for MNAIVDQDSAEAREVEEPTEGDLEDLYVRQAPEALRLAYLLTGDAATAEDLTQEAFIKVAGRFRHLRRPDAFSSYLRRTVVNLAMSHHRRRRVERDHLSREAARSQKTTFDPPDVEGRDELRAALRSLPVRQRAAIVLRYYEDLSEQQVAETLGCSVTAARSLVFRAMETLRSRISRGDET
- a CDS encoding 50S ribosomal protein L25; the protein is MDTKLTAERRSDAGKGVARKLRAAGKIPAVLYGQDLETTPLTVDSRELSHLLHGSAGSNVLVDLIVDGEEHLAIPREIQRDHIHSKFVHVDFLAVSRTETITVNVPVHETGDAAGVKEGGVVEHHLREVQIECLPQDVPDEIVVDITDVELGDMVHVSDLVAPAGVTILTSPEDAVLSVVTPAALRVEADLSVPGEEGVEVPVAEAEEGAEVPAAEGEAPAEGDEAPAEEEGGEG
- a CDS encoding ribose-phosphate diphosphokinase, with amino-acid sequence MMLFTGTIHPALAHEIADCLSIPVSESDLRRFASGEIYFRAKESVRGADVFVVQTHYEPVNEALMEQLIMIDAMKRASAKRITAVVPYYGYSRQDHKALSREPISAKLVADLLSTAGANRVVSVDLHSGQIQGYFDSPFDHLTALPILSNHFSGELGLHGDDLVVVAPDAGRIKTSEKLREYLHADLAFLYKRRSRHEAHKIEEMAVVGEVEGRPCVIVDDMIDTASTISAGVHVLAERGAGPIYVGATHGIFSGKARQLLEEAPIEQVVVTNTLPIPEERQFDKLRVLSIAPLIASGLRAVFEDSSVSEIFGGANQV